In Streptomyces spororaveus, the following proteins share a genomic window:
- a CDS encoding pentapeptide repeat-containing protein, giving the protein MGLLALLVTLAVGSGIYEFLHGLASKEASPENPVAAHEVVRTVLATLTFAGAVLAGVYAYRKQRLAESDAHRADEQLLAERFTTAAEQLGHDQAAVRLAGVYAMARLADDWIEQRQVCVDVLCAYLRMPYEPNPEAASTASEGESLSSTPAAYKEGEREVRLTIIRTIRSHLQPEAPTSWSACNFDFTRATFDGGYLQGSLFQGTVSFGGAEFSGRSFYFGGADFSAGRVYFGGANFSGGRVDFRGAKFSGASVDFTGAKFSRGSVYFGGAKFSAGSVDFTGAKFSGGTVTFIDAEFSGGTVTFVGAKFSRGSVDFSGAKFSAGSVDFSRAKFSGSPVTFIDAVYSGGTVDFEDVTGAPQNWGPFRPTDAGR; this is encoded by the coding sequence GTGGGCCTGCTCGCCCTGCTGGTGACCCTGGCCGTGGGCTCCGGAATCTACGAATTCCTGCATGGTCTCGCGTCGAAGGAGGCCAGTCCGGAGAACCCCGTAGCTGCCCACGAGGTGGTCCGTACTGTCCTGGCTACTCTCACCTTTGCCGGTGCTGTACTCGCAGGCGTGTATGCCTACCGCAAACAGCGCCTCGCGGAAAGCGACGCTCATCGGGCCGACGAACAGCTGCTCGCTGAGCGCTTCACCACTGCCGCGGAACAACTCGGTCACGACCAGGCAGCAGTGCGCCTGGCTGGCGTATACGCCATGGCCCGGCTCGCCGACGACTGGATCGAGCAGCGACAGGTGTGCGTCGACGTTCTGTGCGCCTATCTGCGCATGCCGTACGAGCCCAATCCGGAGGCCGCCTCGACGGCGTCGGAGGGCGAATCACTGTCGTCGACGCCCGCCGCATACAAGGAAGGCGAACGCGAGGTCCGCCTCACCATCATCCGGACCATCCGCAGCCACCTGCAACCCGAAGCACCGACATCCTGGTCGGCGTGCAACTTCGACTTCACCCGCGCCACGTTCGACGGTGGGTACCTACAGGGAAGTCTTTTTCAAGGCACGGTCTCCTTCGGTGGCGCGGAGTTCAGCGGCCGCAGCTTCTACTTCGGCGGCGCGGATTTCAGCGCTGGCAGAGTCTACTTCGGCGGCGCGAACTTCAGCGGAGGCAGAGTCGACTTCCGCGGCGCGAAGTTCAGCGGAGCCAGCGTCGACTTCACCGGCGCGAAATTCAGCAGAGGCAGCGTCTACTTCGGCGGCGCGAAGTTCAGCGCCGGCAGCGTCGACTTCACTGGCGCTAAGTTCAGCGGCGGCACGGTTACCTTCATCGACGCGGAGTTCAGCGGCGGCACGGTTACCTTTGTTGGCGCGAAGTTCAGCAGAGGCAGCGTCGACTTCAGCGGCGCGAAGTTCAGCGCCGGCAGCGTCGACTTCAGCCGCGCGAAGTTCAGCGGGAGCCCGGTTACCTTCATCGACGCGGTGTACAGCGGCGGCACGGTCGACTTTGAGGACGTGACAGGCGCCCCACAGAACTGGGGACCTTTCCGGCCAACCGACGCGGGAAGGTGA
- a CDS encoding ParA family protein, which yields MSIPTPRGDREKLITSLTPQLRRHLKIRAFEHGMDIQDATEHAIKAWYLAVDVPEVDTAKAKTWGTFLPAGEPETFKGACTERGVTYVQGLAQAVTLWLENHPSPTAPLTAQPVTRVIVANQKGGVGKTFISSGIAQALAEDGRRVLLVDYDPQGHLTAELGFEDVMYEDDVETLLMHMEGSAKGDIRDLLVALDHKRFGERLHLLPASDDAFLRDVSLSKVSFSEAALERALEPLEDDYDVIIIDGPPSLGLNMDTALYYVRRREGELADRSGVITPVWANRASHRAFRLLKSQMDDLCRKGRIQVDYLGLVVNAYDSRRGKLVKENKDQWERSTSPTVLAVIGDLKEGREAADGEIPLLEYAPDSDHAQAMRDLAKELAV from the coding sequence ATGAGCATCCCAACCCCTCGGGGGGACAGAGAGAAACTAATCACCTCTCTCACCCCGCAGCTGCGTAGGCACCTGAAGATCCGCGCGTTTGAGCACGGAATGGACATCCAGGACGCAACCGAGCACGCCATCAAGGCTTGGTACCTGGCCGTCGACGTTCCCGAAGTCGACACCGCCAAGGCGAAGACCTGGGGCACCTTCCTCCCGGCGGGTGAACCTGAGACGTTCAAGGGCGCCTGCACCGAGCGGGGCGTCACCTACGTCCAGGGGCTTGCTCAGGCAGTCACGCTGTGGCTGGAGAACCACCCCTCTCCGACGGCGCCACTCACAGCTCAGCCGGTCACGCGCGTGATAGTCGCCAACCAGAAGGGTGGCGTCGGGAAGACCTTCATTTCCTCGGGGATCGCGCAGGCGCTCGCCGAAGACGGACGCCGCGTCCTCTTGGTCGACTACGACCCCCAGGGACACCTCACCGCGGAACTCGGGTTCGAAGACGTCATGTACGAGGACGACGTCGAGACCTTGCTGATGCACATGGAGGGCTCCGCCAAGGGCGACATCCGCGACCTCCTGGTCGCTCTCGACCACAAGCGGTTCGGCGAGCGCCTCCACCTGCTTCCCGCTTCCGATGACGCCTTCCTGCGCGACGTATCGCTGTCGAAGGTCAGCTTCAGCGAAGCCGCTCTGGAACGGGCTCTCGAACCCCTCGAGGACGACTACGACGTCATCATCATCGACGGGCCCCCCAGCCTCGGGCTGAACATGGACACCGCCCTGTACTACGTGCGGCGTCGTGAGGGCGAACTCGCCGACAGGTCCGGAGTCATTACCCCGGTGTGGGCCAACAGGGCCTCTCACCGCGCCTTCCGTCTCCTGAAGAGCCAGATGGACGACCTGTGCCGCAAGGGACGCATCCAGGTCGACTACCTGGGCCTCGTCGTCAACGCCTACGACAGTCGGCGCGGCAAGCTCGTGAAGGAGAACAAGGACCAGTGGGAGCGAAGCACCTCCCCCACCGTCCTCGCCGTGATCGGTGACCTCAAGGAAGGCCGGGAAGCCGCCGACGGCGAGATCCCGCTCCTGGAGTACGCCCCTGACAGCGACCACGCCCAGGCCATGCGCGACCTGGCGAAGGAGCTCGCCGTATGA
- a CDS encoding ParB/RepB/Spo0J family partition protein has protein sequence MTPPTQRVTRGFSLDDDSDTQSSPRRIRTRQQIISGEGKRPPAAVPLTDLAHNPFNPRTELLDVEETAESLRAKGQIQPVTVVRREAFLAAHPGQEDALGEAPYVVIDGNRRLAAAHAAGIDELRIDVHDALAETSEGILESALIANIHRVDVDPLDQARAIQQLVKAHGEQQVVAARLGKTPAWVSQRLSLLKLPEDLQEKVETRELTVKDARRIGGLPAGEQHAAAEAAINRVKPPRKPRGTAPDSPASTGAPSTAAETSEAGGAPASVSVPTQSAGADLADDQDAQPINPVNRDAADPDPLAVFADYVDRAQQFAAEMEDLASIHRKAVLADWQEADILLKALRRHLDLVTQQLPAPETDA, from the coding sequence ATGACTCCCCCCACGCAGCGAGTCACCCGGGGCTTCAGCCTCGACGACGACTCCGACACCCAGTCCTCACCGCGCCGCATCCGGACCCGTCAGCAGATCATCTCGGGAGAGGGCAAGCGGCCGCCGGCAGCTGTGCCGCTGACGGATCTGGCGCACAACCCGTTCAACCCGCGCACGGAACTCCTCGATGTCGAGGAGACCGCCGAGTCTCTCCGGGCCAAGGGGCAGATCCAGCCCGTCACTGTGGTGCGCCGCGAGGCGTTCCTCGCTGCGCACCCTGGGCAGGAAGATGCGCTTGGCGAAGCCCCGTACGTGGTCATCGACGGAAACCGACGCCTGGCCGCAGCCCACGCGGCAGGAATCGACGAACTGCGCATCGATGTCCACGACGCCCTGGCCGAGACCTCCGAGGGAATCCTCGAGTCGGCTCTGATCGCGAACATCCACCGCGTCGATGTCGATCCTCTGGACCAGGCACGAGCGATTCAGCAGCTGGTGAAGGCCCACGGAGAGCAGCAGGTTGTAGCTGCTCGCCTCGGCAAGACACCGGCATGGGTCTCCCAGCGGCTGTCCCTGTTGAAGCTCCCCGAGGACCTTCAGGAGAAGGTCGAGACCAGGGAGCTGACGGTCAAGGACGCCCGGCGCATCGGTGGTCTGCCCGCCGGAGAGCAGCACGCGGCGGCCGAAGCGGCGATTAACCGGGTTAAGCCGCCCCGCAAGCCGCGCGGCACCGCCCCCGATTCACCTGCTTCGACCGGAGCGCCTTCGACCGCAGCGGAGACATCCGAAGCCGGTGGCGCGCCTGCCAGCGTCTCAGTCCCCACGCAGTCGGCGGGCGCCGACCTCGCTGATGATCAGGACGCCCAGCCGATTAACCCGGTTAATCGAGACGCTGCAGACCCGGATCCGCTGGCCGTGTTCGCCGACTATGTCGACCGGGCTCAGCAGTTTGCCGCCGAGATGGAAGACCTGGCATCCATCCACCGGAAGGCTGTCCTTGCCGACTGGCAAGAGGCGGACATCCTCCTCAAGGCGCTTCGGCGCCACCTGGACCTGGTCACCCAGCAACTGCCGGCACCAGAGACCGACGCGTAG
- a CDS encoding NucA/NucB deoxyribonuclease domain-containing protein, with translation MKRASRRLATAVSLALTAVLLPLGISPVAAAPPPAGQAAEGHGTCTATTPGSDLARQGTARTCVKERPVTSEDLARIRTRTAAIPGAAAAPLDDVDPGDDPDASPEALCTSSKRQDVVSNRHAYCMRHGIVYVLENRAGEPIGTAELLVTARSALDPKSVQWQENIAVYAGKYDGVSAVRLALSSSCTACIPGPPAWGGGAIELRAGEVDQSGHLSYETTTRGGGERSRSMIAYQSQTESPDAEYPVISYGQWAGPSVACDGQVGSTPGCIATDNLARVVLSKSQYGASAVAYEWAQNNLSDNNAMGTAKRPLTRDGDKARAKSRSYYTCKAPPKPFAADPTVVNDECDEFPFARTRQGGTIGSMCAEIIPRYVGGGAWRVDVVRDEPVAPCIRAHVPSDQNQNAGRSVGRQVQSERILQGEAYQVVITP, from the coding sequence TTGAAACGCGCCTCACGTCGGCTCGCGACGGCAGTCTCACTCGCCCTCACCGCCGTCCTCCTGCCCCTGGGCATCTCACCGGTCGCGGCCGCACCGCCTCCTGCGGGCCAGGCCGCCGAGGGCCACGGCACCTGCACGGCCACCACGCCCGGCTCCGATCTCGCACGCCAGGGCACGGCACGGACCTGCGTTAAGGAGCGGCCCGTCACCTCCGAGGATCTCGCCCGTATCCGCACCCGCACCGCCGCAATCCCCGGGGCCGCCGCTGCCCCCCTGGACGACGTCGACCCCGGAGACGACCCGGATGCCAGCCCGGAAGCGCTGTGCACCTCCAGCAAACGCCAGGATGTCGTCTCCAACCGCCACGCCTACTGCATGCGGCACGGCATCGTGTACGTGCTTGAGAACCGCGCAGGTGAGCCGATCGGCACCGCCGAACTCCTGGTCACAGCCCGGTCCGCGCTGGACCCCAAGAGCGTGCAGTGGCAGGAGAACATCGCCGTCTACGCTGGCAAGTACGACGGGGTTTCCGCTGTGAGACTCGCTCTGTCGTCGTCGTGCACCGCGTGCATACCGGGGCCGCCCGCCTGGGGAGGCGGGGCCATCGAGCTGCGCGCGGGTGAGGTGGACCAGAGCGGACACCTCTCCTACGAAACCACTACCCGGGGCGGCGGTGAGCGCTCGCGAAGCATGATCGCCTACCAGAGCCAGACGGAAAGCCCCGATGCGGAGTACCCCGTCATCAGCTACGGGCAGTGGGCGGGCCCCTCGGTGGCCTGTGACGGGCAGGTCGGCAGTACCCCCGGCTGCATCGCCACTGACAACCTGGCCAGGGTGGTCCTCAGCAAGTCCCAATACGGGGCCTCCGCGGTGGCCTACGAATGGGCGCAGAACAACCTGAGCGACAACAACGCCATGGGCACCGCAAAAAGGCCGCTCACACGTGACGGTGACAAGGCGAGGGCAAAGAGCAGGAGTTACTACACCTGCAAGGCTCCCCCGAAGCCCTTTGCAGCCGACCCCACCGTCGTAAATGATGAATGTGACGAGTTCCCCTTTGCCAGGACCCGCCAGGGCGGCACGATCGGCTCCATGTGCGCGGAAATCATCCCCCGCTACGTGGGCGGCGGCGCATGGCGGGTAGACGTCGTACGCGACGAACCGGTAGCACCCTGCATCAGGGCCCATGTCCCCTCAGACCAGAACCAGAACGCGGGGCGGTCCGTGGGCCGTCAGGTTCAGTCCGAGCGCATCCTCCAAGGCGAGGCATACCAAGTAGTCATCACTCCCTAG
- a CDS encoding phosphotransferase: MIQDGELMRGGLSTVRRDGETILRPWRVWTPAVRELLRHLEQVGFAGVPRALGDGPVDGHEVVSLLRGEVGLSPWPRALLADEGVTALGRWLRDYHEAVRDFRPSAQAVWCDPDARWRPGLIMRHGDLTSWNSVWADDRLVGVIDWDLAIPGEALDDLAQLAWYSVPLRLPDRQRRVGYGAAGAPLARRLRLLCDAYGADPADVLDALAGLQRAETERIARLGPLGADPWAAFLRQNFIPDIEEERAWALARREELLGHA; this comes from the coding sequence ATGATCCAGGACGGTGAATTGATGCGCGGCGGCCTGTCGACGGTGCGCCGTGACGGCGAGACTATTCTCAGGCCCTGGCGCGTGTGGACCCCCGCAGTGCGGGAACTACTGCGCCACCTGGAGCAGGTGGGATTCGCTGGCGTGCCGCGCGCCCTGGGTGACGGTCCCGTGGACGGCCACGAGGTGGTGTCGCTGCTGCGCGGCGAAGTCGGGCTGTCCCCGTGGCCACGGGCGCTTCTCGCGGACGAGGGCGTCACCGCGCTTGGGCGATGGCTGCGCGATTACCACGAGGCCGTACGCGACTTCCGGCCCTCAGCGCAGGCCGTCTGGTGCGACCCAGACGCCCGCTGGCGTCCCGGGCTGATCATGCGCCACGGCGACCTCACGAGCTGGAACTCGGTCTGGGCGGACGACCGCCTGGTGGGCGTCATTGACTGGGACCTGGCCATCCCCGGCGAGGCGTTGGACGACCTCGCACAACTTGCCTGGTACAGCGTGCCTTTGCGGCTTCCCGACCGTCAGCGCAGGGTCGGCTACGGCGCAGCTGGCGCGCCGTTGGCGCGACGGCTGCGGCTGCTCTGCGACGCCTATGGTGCGGACCCGGCCGACGTGCTGGACGCGCTGGCGGGGTTGCAGCGCGCCGAGACCGAGCGGATAGCGCGCCTGGGCCCGCTCGGCGCGGACCCCTGGGCGGCATTCCTCCGGCAGAACTTCATCCCGGACATCGAGGAGGAGCGCGCGTGGGCGCTGGCCCGTCGCGAGGAACTCCTCGGCCACGCCTGA
- a CDS encoding RRQRL motif-containing zinc-binding protein translates to MADQDLVDVDPYDPGDGSLPVFRWKQAGRVNLATRRQLREMGLRPGGQEPVARIECRDGKRFAWLYRVDLAKPKFAMTLAKEAALDKAMAARQTCSGSCARRYFHCLPLKPLGTCLECFDGTPADPASYIAPPAKHLLAA, encoded by the coding sequence ATGGCCGACCAGGACCTGGTCGACGTCGACCCGTACGACCCCGGCGACGGCTCCTTACCGGTCTTCCGGTGGAAGCAGGCCGGCCGCGTGAACCTCGCGACCCGCCGCCAACTGCGGGAGATGGGACTGCGCCCCGGCGGCCAGGAACCCGTCGCCCGGATCGAATGCCGCGACGGGAAGCGCTTCGCGTGGCTGTACCGGGTCGACCTGGCGAAGCCGAAGTTCGCGATGACGCTCGCGAAGGAAGCCGCGCTCGACAAGGCGATGGCCGCACGCCAGACATGCTCCGGCTCCTGCGCCCGGCGCTACTTCCACTGCCTCCCCTTGAAGCCCTTGGGCACCTGCCTGGAGTGCTTCGACGGCACGCCCGCCGACCCCGCCTCCTACATCGCTCCCCCAGCCAAGCACCTGCTTGCGGCCTGA
- a CDS encoding chromosome segregation protein ParM yields the protein MTTPRSVALERLAYTLAAPVLAVAPNLYPDSPVNQVVQLAGAAGIGGWVLAAKSDEPGAGRKILRWSPLVLAAAIDIAAKTTTGWGPYGMDGLLAAGWAAAGYLVMPFSRHTRRRHRPALAAPAPQPAPAEVIEEPVAVPDDGADLLTREVRMMWENAGMPGRTHVVKATRHPGQRHDMTILLRASETGRPITGLSEAAVAAPFGVPSSDVVLAEVAVQPGRQGGPGWLEARITPDANQRRRTKPTDAERWTDRVAGPKGGAPGSELVHKTRDDERGVTFYRAKMADSTETPRIDLAKVCRGLGMPEDDSCVFVLIDGNEFLISAFDEPPLSQIFPATRELLTPDAKGMYVCGYTITGQPVKNMVFQHDKNAARHGLILGVSRSGKTQFFAIDMAAMSLAGQVVWLSTVRKDEKTTVLGRYIDRQGSNALWMARSLRAAQALCEIRAEMPWPHDGQPHDYKPGDPRCPYRQLNVFADEFMTAGQDAEFGEFIQTDGDDLTVTGLKYGIGFNPAGQSPFAHNGFSTEMKDNLRQNSRPTIFNMGSPGATRKAAEGTMENPYDVPTIPARYSRTEGSAIERAMRGEADPENGVSTGGVAVIVLDNGRAVLMRSLFADFDTDLSELFPDEVNRLTDHEISELTKRGLWFDWNEPVRPGEFWPEPKSDEDEDGDGKPRRRGGGDGGKGGSRGSKGDSSRSEKVDSPRQALEAIKSLTDA from the coding sequence GTGACCACGCCGCGCAGCGTTGCGCTCGAACGCCTCGCCTACACCCTCGCCGCGCCCGTGCTGGCCGTGGCCCCGAACCTCTACCCCGACAGCCCCGTCAACCAGGTCGTGCAGCTCGCCGGCGCCGCCGGGATTGGCGGCTGGGTGCTCGCTGCGAAGAGCGACGAGCCCGGGGCCGGACGCAAGATCCTGCGCTGGTCCCCGCTCGTGCTGGCCGCCGCCATCGACATTGCGGCCAAGACCACCACTGGCTGGGGCCCGTACGGGATGGACGGGCTGCTTGCCGCCGGATGGGCGGCGGCGGGCTACCTGGTGATGCCGTTCTCCCGGCACACCCGCCGCCGTCACCGCCCCGCCCTCGCCGCCCCTGCCCCGCAGCCGGCCCCCGCCGAAGTCATCGAGGAGCCGGTGGCGGTGCCGGACGACGGAGCCGACCTGCTCACCCGCGAGGTGCGGATGATGTGGGAGAACGCCGGAATGCCCGGCCGCACGCACGTCGTCAAGGCCACCCGGCACCCCGGGCAGCGGCACGACATGACGATCCTGCTGCGCGCCTCGGAGACCGGACGGCCGATCACCGGCCTGTCGGAGGCTGCGGTCGCCGCGCCGTTCGGTGTGCCGTCCAGCGACGTTGTCCTGGCGGAAGTAGCCGTCCAGCCCGGCCGCCAGGGCGGCCCCGGCTGGCTGGAGGCCCGCATCACCCCCGACGCCAACCAGCGCCGCCGCACCAAGCCGACCGACGCCGAGCGTTGGACGGACCGGGTCGCAGGACCCAAGGGCGGCGCCCCCGGCTCGGAGCTGGTCCACAAGACCCGCGACGACGAACGCGGGGTGACCTTCTACCGGGCGAAGATGGCGGACTCCACCGAGACGCCGCGCATCGACCTGGCCAAGGTCTGCCGCGGCCTGGGCATGCCCGAGGATGACTCCTGCGTGTTCGTCCTCATTGACGGTAACGAGTTCCTGATCAGCGCGTTCGACGAACCGCCGCTGTCGCAGATCTTCCCCGCGACCCGCGAGCTGCTCACCCCGGACGCCAAGGGCATGTACGTGTGCGGGTACACCATCACCGGGCAGCCGGTGAAGAACATGGTCTTCCAGCACGACAAGAACGCCGCCCGGCACGGCCTGATCCTGGGCGTGTCCCGGTCCGGGAAGACGCAGTTTTTCGCCATCGACATGGCCGCCATGTCGCTGGCCGGTCAGGTGGTGTGGCTGTCCACGGTCCGCAAGGACGAGAAGACGACTGTGCTCGGGAGGTACATCGACCGGCAGGGCTCGAACGCGCTGTGGATGGCCCGCTCGCTGCGTGCGGCGCAGGCGCTGTGCGAGATCAGGGCGGAGATGCCCTGGCCGCACGACGGGCAGCCGCACGACTACAAGCCGGGCGACCCGCGCTGCCCCTACCGGCAGCTGAACGTGTTCGCGGACGAGTTCATGACCGCGGGCCAGGACGCGGAGTTCGGTGAGTTCATCCAGACCGACGGCGACGACCTCACCGTCACCGGGCTGAAGTACGGCATCGGCTTCAACCCGGCGGGACAGAGCCCGTTCGCGCACAACGGGTTCTCCACCGAGATGAAGGACAACCTGCGGCAGAACTCCAGGCCCACGATCTTCAACATGGGCTCGCCCGGCGCCACCCGCAAGGCAGCGGAGGGCACCATGGAGAACCCGTACGACGTTCCGACCATCCCCGCCCGCTACTCCCGCACCGAGGGCTCCGCGATCGAGCGGGCCATGCGCGGCGAGGCCGACCCGGAGAACGGCGTCTCCACCGGCGGCGTCGCGGTCATCGTCCTGGACAACGGCCGCGCCGTCCTCATGCGCAGCCTCTTCGCGGACTTCGACACAGACCTGTCCGAGCTGTTCCCCGACGAGGTCAACCGGCTCACCGACCACGAGATCAGTGAGCTGACCAAGCGCGGCCTGTGGTTCGACTGGAACGAGCCCGTACGTCCCGGCGAGTTCTGGCCCGAGCCCAAGAGCGACGAGGACGAGGACGGCGACGGCAAGCCCCGTCGGCGCGGCGGCGGAGACGGCGGTAAGGGAGGCAGCCGCGGCTCCAAGGGTGACAGCAGCCGCTCCGAGAAGGTCGACTCTCCCCGCCAGGCGCTGGAGGCCATCAAGAGCCTCACCGACGCCTGA
- a CDS encoding conjugal transfer protein TraB, producing MSSDLAPRSSGAAPAVADGDNRYKAVQAKLDRLGKAMDDATLELEGLQRSMEANADHTDDVATDIENAGLDPKFVALTANVAVALVGAAREVRKLSDTAQETADLTHETRRTHSKLYGALDDIRSNRREKTPRPGFFNR from the coding sequence ATGAGCAGCGACCTCGCACCCCGCAGCAGCGGCGCGGCGCCCGCCGTGGCCGACGGCGACAACCGGTACAAGGCCGTGCAGGCCAAGCTGGACAGGCTCGGCAAGGCCATGGACGACGCCACCCTGGAGCTGGAGGGGCTGCAGCGCAGCATGGAGGCCAACGCCGACCACACCGACGACGTTGCCACCGACATCGAGAACGCCGGCCTGGACCCGAAGTTCGTCGCCCTCACCGCGAACGTGGCCGTCGCCTTGGTCGGCGCGGCCCGGGAGGTCCGCAAGCTGTCGGACACCGCCCAGGAGACCGCCGACCTCACCCACGAGACCCGGCGTACCCATTCCAAGCTCTACGGCGCGCTGGACGACATCCGCTCCAACCGGCGCGAGAAGACGCCCAGGCCCGGGTTCTTCAACCGCTGA
- a CDS encoding ATP/GTP-binding protein, whose amino-acid sequence MMEQNGRLRAAMVKAKGDKAAARGKADADRAKASGSGMGADKGRSKAGGGGGSSRGGGGAGASRNSSGAGPSRSGSSRGSNSGGLGGRSGTGSTGGSGGGKGGPKGSQSGSGGRAAGSGRNGSSGGSKGSQTGSGSSGRGGDSKGERGPASSVRAERARGRQERAGARQAGRQERRTAGHAAGVADRSKDRDQARAQKQQAWEDRRAKKAQRAEARKAKREAAAADPGRTTLGQALGEEAQRRWDKRRAAAKTAADAKDAKAASTEKVNLTKDKDEAKGTDGKDASDGASSASKDGTAGDTPGTGSGAGDGASDGAKKRRWFRRRRTAGTGRAGRRGRTRRTGRTGRTGRTGRTGRTGRTGRGRTGRGGRRGRPADSPFGAEDSTPTVEWPEHDTSPPKRPAKSEDDIADADIVPDTPAAVTTGVRGLAPAPEKHTARPGTTRPTSTEGSSMGSSEVSRPSRGGGLAAQHRTDITFDEYLVEMANIAIKAASDQERAEALMEALGKVAEALREMAGDLVGDHNIDTAVTDLIADLADSAARMKAQAERCAEQCGIAKEAAKLAAAMVARVYGEDMAAKEDAGLQHASAAVHHD is encoded by the coding sequence ATGATGGAGCAGAACGGAAGGCTCCGCGCCGCGATGGTGAAAGCGAAGGGCGACAAGGCGGCGGCGCGCGGAAAGGCCGATGCCGACCGCGCGAAGGCGTCCGGCTCCGGTATGGGGGCGGACAAGGGCCGCTCGAAGGCCGGCGGCGGTGGCGGGTCCTCGCGCGGCGGTGGCGGCGCGGGGGCGTCCCGCAACAGCTCCGGCGCCGGGCCGAGCCGGTCCGGTTCCTCGCGAGGCTCCAACTCCGGCGGCCTCGGCGGCCGTTCGGGGACCGGATCGACCGGGGGCAGCGGAGGCGGCAAGGGCGGCCCGAAGGGCTCCCAGTCGGGCTCTGGCGGCCGCGCAGCTGGCTCCGGGCGCAACGGGTCGTCCGGTGGGTCGAAAGGCTCTCAGACGGGCTCTGGCAGCTCCGGCCGGGGTGGTGACTCGAAGGGTGAGCGAGGTCCGGCGTCCAGCGTCCGCGCCGAGCGGGCCCGCGGACGCCAGGAGCGCGCCGGCGCCCGGCAGGCCGGGCGGCAGGAGCGGCGCACCGCCGGGCACGCTGCCGGTGTCGCGGACCGGAGCAAGGACCGCGACCAGGCCCGCGCCCAGAAGCAGCAGGCGTGGGAGGACCGCCGGGCCAAGAAGGCGCAGCGGGCCGAGGCACGGAAAGCGAAGCGGGAAGCCGCAGCGGCCGACCCGGGCCGCACCACGCTGGGCCAGGCCCTCGGCGAGGAAGCCCAGCGCCGCTGGGACAAGCGCCGCGCCGCCGCGAAGACCGCCGCGGACGCGAAGGACGCCAAGGCGGCCAGCACCGAGAAGGTGAACCTGACCAAGGACAAGGACGAGGCCAAGGGCACCGACGGCAAGGACGCCTCGGACGGGGCCTCCAGCGCCTCGAAGGACGGCACGGCGGGTGATACGCCGGGCACCGGCTCCGGGGCCGGTGACGGGGCGTCTGACGGTGCGAAGAAGCGGCGTTGGTTCCGGCGCCGGCGCACCGCCGGTACGGGCCGGGCCGGACGGCGCGGACGTACCCGACGCACCGGTCGCACCGGTCGCACCGGCCGGACGGGCCGGACGGGCCGGACGGGCCGGACGGGGCGCGGTCGTACGGGTCGTGGCGGTCGGCGTGGCCGTCCGGCGGACAGTCCGTTCGGTGCGGAGGACTCCACCCCGACGGTGGAGTGGCCCGAGCACGACACCAGCCCACCCAAGCGCCCCGCGAAGAGCGAGGACGACATCGCCGACGCGGACATCGTCCCCGACACCCCCGCGGCCGTCACGACCGGCGTGCGGGGTCTGGCGCCCGCACCGGAGAAGCACACCGCACGACCCGGCACCACCAGGCCGACCAGCACGGAAGGGAGCAGCATGGGCAGCTCGGAAGTCAGCAGGCCGTCCCGTGGGGGTGGCCTCGCCGCTCAGCACCGTACAGACATCACGTTCGACGAGTACCTGGTGGAGATGGCGAACATCGCCATCAAGGCCGCCTCTGACCAGGAGCGTGCCGAGGCCCTGATGGAGGCCCTCGGCAAGGTCGCGGAAGCCCTGCGGGAGATGGCCGGCGACCTGGTCGGCGACCACAACATCGACACGGCCGTGACCGACCTGATCGCGGACCTGGCCGACTCCGCGGCCCGCATGAAGGCACAGGCCGAACGCTGCGCCGAGCAGTGCGGCATCGCCAAGGAGGCCGCCAAGCTCGCGGCCGCGATGGTCGCCCGCGTCTACGGCGAGGACATGGCCGCCAAGGAAGACGCCGGCCTCCAGCACGCCTCGGCCGCTGTCCACCACGACTAG